A single window of Pradoshia eiseniae DNA harbors:
- a CDS encoding carbohydrate ABC transporter permease, with the protein MRNRDLAFWLFLTPVLAALIIVVIIPLLFGFYYSFTNWNGLGRLDFIGLENYVNLFNDNAFLSAFWFTVKFSIASIVLINIIGLGLALLVTSKLKSSNFLRTVFFMPNLIGGLILGFIWQFIFIKVFGSIGDLLGIESLNGWLSTTDTGFWGLVILTAWQMAGYIMIIYIAYLQAVPGDLLEAAEIDGANAFQRFRHITFPLVAPAFTVSLFLTLSHSFKIYDQNLSLTGGAPYNSTEMVAMNIIRSAFTDNEMAYAQSKAVIFFVIVAIISLLQVYFNKKREVEL; encoded by the coding sequence ATTCGAAATCGTGATTTGGCGTTTTGGCTTTTCCTGACTCCTGTTCTGGCCGCTCTCATTATTGTCGTAATTATTCCGTTATTGTTTGGATTCTATTATTCCTTCACTAATTGGAATGGTTTAGGCAGGCTGGACTTCATTGGTTTAGAGAATTATGTCAATCTATTTAATGATAATGCTTTCTTAAGCGCATTTTGGTTCACGGTGAAATTCTCTATCGCATCGATTGTGCTCATTAATATTATCGGTCTAGGACTCGCTTTGCTTGTGACATCAAAACTGAAATCAAGCAATTTCCTGCGGACTGTCTTCTTCATGCCTAATCTGATTGGCGGATTGATTCTCGGGTTCATATGGCAATTCATTTTCATTAAGGTCTTTGGCAGTATCGGGGACCTTCTTGGGATCGAGTCCTTAAACGGCTGGCTATCCACGACAGATACCGGTTTTTGGGGTCTCGTGATTTTGACAGCCTGGCAAATGGCTGGTTATATCATGATTATCTATATTGCCTATTTGCAAGCAGTGCCAGGCGATTTGCTTGAAGCGGCCGAAATTGATGGGGCAAATGCATTCCAGCGCTTCCGGCATATCACGTTCCCGCTCGTTGCACCAGCCTTCACAGTCAGTTTATTCCTGACATTGTCCCATTCTTTTAAGATTTACGATCAAAACCTTTCCTTAACAGGAGGGGCACCATATAATTCGACAGAAATGGTCGCCATGAATATCATTCGTTCCGCCTTTACGGACAATGAAATGGCCTATGCACAATCAAAGGCTGTCATTTTCTTCGTTATCGTGGCCATCATATCGCTTCTGCAAGTTTACTTTAATAAGAAAAGGGAGGTTGAACTATAA
- a CDS encoding AMP-binding protein: MVNVKEKPYWPDGVPADLMYIHGEKPIHEYLKMHAAIRPDKPAYLFYGNPISYSELDYSVDCFAQFLHNQRVAKGDRVALYMQNCPQYIIAHYAIQRIGAIVVPLNPMYKEAELLYLLNEVEAKAIIAGTELFPRLKSIRSHIPSIEFIITAHYADFLPKKPLLPIPQELTTKKYTIHDAIDFKRILYYATPFKETVKVDLWTDIGMMVFTSGTTGRPKAAMLTYGSSLFKTAATFSANQFEEGSYMSIAPLCHIAGMVMGVYLPIYCGESCVLLTRFDAVAAAQAIEQYQISHWYSTAPMNLAMMNLEEMKAKDLSSLKQNPATSFGSSVTEKLAAQWAELTNGCQLYEAAYGLSETHTCDTFMPKDRVKWGSFGIPTYETEINIIDTVTGQRLPAGEKGEILVKNPAVFKGYYKNEQATAESLLDGWVRTGDIGSLDEEGYLYFHGRLKEMIKTSGFSVFPEDVEAMLNEHPAIWQSAVIGVPDGQKGEAIKAFVVLRPGISHKPTANELKAWARVKMAVYKAPSHIEFIRELPATSTGKILRRLLKEGSIH; the protein is encoded by the coding sequence ATGGTAAATGTAAAGGAAAAACCATACTGGCCTGATGGAGTTCCAGCAGACCTAATGTATATACATGGCGAGAAGCCTATTCATGAATACCTCAAAATGCATGCAGCCATCCGACCTGACAAACCGGCCTATCTTTTTTATGGAAATCCGATTTCATATAGCGAGCTCGATTATTCCGTTGACTGTTTTGCCCAATTCCTACATAACCAGCGCGTTGCAAAAGGCGATAGAGTCGCTCTCTATATGCAAAACTGTCCTCAATACATCATTGCTCATTATGCCATTCAGCGCATTGGCGCAATCGTGGTACCGTTAAACCCGATGTATAAGGAGGCTGAATTGCTTTACCTCTTGAATGAAGTGGAGGCTAAGGCCATCATAGCTGGCACAGAGCTATTTCCGAGATTGAAATCCATCCGCTCACATATCCCATCCATCGAGTTTATCATCACCGCTCATTATGCAGATTTTCTTCCCAAAAAACCGCTCTTGCCCATACCGCAAGAATTGACTACAAAAAAATATACGATTCACGATGCAATTGATTTTAAACGAATTTTATATTATGCCACACCCTTCAAAGAAACTGTGAAGGTTGATTTATGGACTGATATAGGGATGATGGTCTTTACCTCTGGAACGACTGGTCGTCCAAAGGCAGCTATGCTCACCTATGGCAGCAGTTTATTTAAAACAGCGGCAACATTTTCGGCGAATCAATTTGAAGAGGGATCCTATATGTCAATTGCGCCGCTTTGCCATATTGCCGGGATGGTCATGGGTGTATACTTGCCCATATACTGCGGGGAATCCTGCGTCCTGCTGACCCGTTTTGATGCCGTCGCCGCAGCACAAGCCATCGAGCAATATCAGATTTCTCATTGGTACAGCACTGCCCCTATGAATCTAGCTATGATGAATCTTGAAGAAATGAAGGCTAAGGATCTATCATCCTTGAAGCAAAATCCGGCCACAAGCTTTGGGTCTTCTGTCACGGAGAAACTCGCAGCACAATGGGCCGAGCTGACAAATGGATGTCAGCTATATGAAGCGGCCTATGGGCTAAGCGAGACTCATACATGTGATACCTTCATGCCTAAGGACAGGGTGAAATGGGGAAGCTTCGGTATACCTACTTATGAGACAGAAATCAATATAATCGACACGGTGACAGGTCAACGCCTGCCTGCAGGAGAAAAGGGAGAGATACTCGTCAAGAATCCAGCTGTATTCAAAGGTTATTATAAGAATGAACAAGCGACAGCTGAGAGCCTATTAGATGGATGGGTCCGAACCGGTGATATTGGCAGCCTGGATGAGGAAGGGTATCTCTATTTCCACGGAAGGCTCAAGGAAATGATTAAGACCTCTGGTTTTAGCGTATTTCCAGAGGATGTGGAAGCAATGCTGAACGAGCATCCCGCCATTTGGCAGAGCGCCGTCATTGGCGTGCCCGACGGACAAAAAGGAGAGGCTATCAAAGCCTTCGTCGTCTTAAGACCTGGCATTAGCCATAAGCCAACAGCCAATGAATTGAAAGCATGGGCAAGGGTGAAAATGGCTGTCTATAAGGCTCCAAGCCATATCGAATTCATAAGGGAGCTTCCAGCAACGAGCACCGGAAAAATCTTAAGAAGATTATTAAAGGAAGGGTCTATACATTAA
- a CDS encoding class I adenylate-forming enzyme family protein, translating into MYISKQLMEHAIQHPERIITSFQGHEMSYEEFYEKACNLAGYLKKEHFTNDDIIALYLPNSDSFLIAYYACQMAGLPVLPINTKLAPPEVEYILKHSEAKALIYDKRLEPGLQNIRLDTFRTVLEIGGENSLPAVLHDTKPNFEPPSLKGEDTAVIFYTSGTTGRPKGVMLSVSNVEAIAEIWAGSLEITPSDRMHIVTPLFHCAASHCFSIPTIQRGGTVIIEETFSPAETLNTMEKEKVTIFFGVPAIYSTLLNTPLMKEKDLSHLRLFAYGAAPMPYELVKQLKTRYSDVSLQNLYGQTENSPGATTLKDEYALEKIGSVGEPLPNTEIRVINPTGQDAAPGEVGEILVKGPQIMKGYLKNKQATEAALKDGWLYSGDLGRLDEDGLLYIVDRKKDMLIRGGENVYPVEVEEVLYQMEGILEAAVVGIPHDTYGEVPKAYVVLKGSTQLTEEEIILHCRKNLAKYKVPNSITFIDELPRNASGKVLKHTLREQTMV; encoded by the coding sequence ATGTATATATCTAAGCAATTAATGGAGCATGCGATTCAACACCCGGAGAGAATCATCACCTCATTCCAAGGTCATGAAATGAGCTATGAAGAGTTTTACGAGAAGGCTTGTAATCTGGCGGGTTATCTGAAGAAAGAGCATTTTACCAATGACGACATTATCGCACTGTATTTGCCTAACTCAGATTCTTTCCTGATTGCCTATTATGCCTGTCAGATGGCAGGACTGCCTGTTCTGCCGATCAATACGAAGCTTGCTCCCCCTGAGGTAGAGTATATTCTCAAGCACTCAGAGGCAAAGGCCCTTATATATGATAAAAGGCTTGAGCCTGGATTACAGAATATTCGCTTGGATACGTTCCGAACTGTTCTGGAAATAGGAGGAGAGAATTCCCTTCCCGCTGTGCTTCATGATACAAAGCCCAATTTTGAGCCGCCATCGTTAAAAGGTGAGGATACAGCGGTTATATTCTATACTTCAGGGACAACAGGCAGGCCCAAAGGTGTCATGCTTTCGGTTAGCAATGTTGAGGCGATTGCAGAAATATGGGCGGGTTCTCTTGAGATAACTCCGTCTGACCGGATGCATATCGTGACGCCGCTATTCCATTGTGCAGCAAGCCATTGTTTCTCCATCCCGACGATACAGCGGGGAGGAACAGTCATCATTGAGGAGACCTTTTCACCGGCGGAAACCCTTAACACAATGGAGAAAGAAAAAGTCACGATATTCTTTGGTGTTCCTGCCATCTACAGCACGCTTTTGAATACACCATTAATGAAAGAGAAGGATTTGAGCCATCTTCGCCTGTTCGCCTATGGGGCAGCGCCTATGCCATATGAGTTAGTTAAACAGCTGAAAACCCGGTATTCGGATGTGTCGCTCCAAAATCTATACGGGCAGACTGAAAACTCTCCAGGCGCAACGACTTTGAAGGATGAATATGCCTTAGAGAAAATAGGATCGGTAGGCGAACCTCTCCCTAATACAGAAATACGTGTTATCAATCCTACCGGACAAGATGCGGCACCTGGTGAGGTCGGAGAAATCCTAGTTAAAGGCCCACAGATCATGAAAGGCTATTTGAAGAATAAGCAGGCAACAGAGGCTGCACTTAAAGACGGCTGGCTCTATAGCGGAGATCTAGGAAGGCTGGATGAGGACGGATTGCTTTACATCGTGGATAGGAAAAAGGACATGCTCATTCGCGGCGGAGAAAATGTGTACCCGGTCGAAGTGGAGGAAGTTTTGTATCAAATGGAGGGAATCCTTGAAGCGGCGGTTGTCGGCATCCCGCATGATACATACGGAGAAGTTCCGAAGGCTTACGTCGTTTTGAAGGGATCAACGCAGCTGACAGAAGAAGAAATTATTCTTCATTGTAGAAAGAACCTGGCTAAATATAAGGTACCAAACAGCATCACATTTATTGATGAGCTTCCTCGCAACGCAAGCGGGAAAGTCTTGAAGCATACGTTAAGGGAGCAAACAATGGTCTAA
- a CDS encoding FAD-binding dehydrogenase, whose product MNDEVIIIGAGLAGLVAACEAAKAGKKVLLLDQEPETNIGGQAWWSFGGLFLIDSPEQRRLGIHDSKELAWQDWVGSAGYDSEDDEWGMQWAKAYIDFAAEEKRQWLHDMGVRFFPIVGWAERGGHLANGHGNTVPRFHIVWGTGPAIVAPFERQVRNFIQSGLIDYKARHQVDRLITADGRVCGVSGTILAPCTSKRGERSNRKAIGVFEYTGHAILISSGGIGGNHELVRQNWPKRLGKAPQRMISGVPAHVDGRMLAIAEQAGGRLVNRDRMWHYTEGIHNWNSVWENHGIRILPGPSSMWFDAKGKRFPIPGLPGFDTLGTLKLIQDSGYDYSWFILTKSIIEKEFALSGSEQNPDLTGKSIGKILKRALPGAPEPIQSFLDHGEDFIIKNTIEELVEGMNELTGEHLLQVDDIRAQIEARDREIENSFGKDLQLSAIRGARKYIGDKLIRVAKPHKLLDPKNGPLIAVRLHIVSRKTLGGLQTDLEARVLDAHQKPIPGLYAAGEAAGFGGGGVHGYRSLEGTFLGGCLFTGRTAGRVIGQL is encoded by the coding sequence ATGAACGATGAAGTCATAATCATTGGAGCGGGACTTGCCGGTTTGGTCGCGGCTTGTGAAGCAGCAAAGGCAGGAAAAAAAGTTCTGCTCCTGGACCAGGAACCTGAAACAAACATAGGAGGACAAGCCTGGTGGTCATTCGGCGGTCTCTTTTTAATTGATTCACCTGAGCAGCGCAGACTGGGCATACATGATTCGAAAGAGCTTGCCTGGCAGGATTGGGTTGGCTCTGCCGGCTATGACAGTGAAGATGATGAATGGGGAATGCAGTGGGCAAAAGCATATATTGACTTTGCAGCCGAAGAGAAACGTCAATGGCTTCATGATATGGGTGTCCGCTTTTTCCCGATTGTCGGCTGGGCCGAAAGAGGAGGTCATTTAGCGAATGGGCATGGCAATACGGTCCCTCGTTTTCATATCGTCTGGGGTACTGGTCCGGCCATTGTGGCACCGTTTGAAAGACAAGTGCGCAATTTTATCCAAAGCGGGCTAATTGATTATAAAGCTCGGCATCAGGTTGATCGTTTGATAACAGCAGATGGACGAGTCTGCGGTGTCAGCGGAACGATATTAGCTCCTTGCACGTCCAAAAGAGGCGAACGCAGCAACCGCAAAGCAATAGGCGTATTTGAGTATACTGGTCATGCCATTCTTATCTCAAGCGGAGGCATTGGCGGCAATCATGAGCTGGTACGCCAAAACTGGCCTAAAAGGCTTGGAAAAGCGCCTCAAAGGATGATCTCCGGTGTGCCGGCACATGTGGACGGAAGAATGCTTGCCATAGCAGAACAGGCAGGCGGAAGACTCGTGAATAGAGACCGTATGTGGCATTACACGGAGGGAATTCATAATTGGAATTCTGTCTGGGAAAATCATGGTATACGCATCCTTCCCGGTCCATCATCCATGTGGTTTGACGCAAAAGGTAAGCGCTTTCCGATTCCAGGCCTGCCTGGATTTGATACACTCGGTACTTTAAAGCTGATTCAGGACTCCGGCTACGATTATTCCTGGTTTATTCTGACAAAAAGCATTATCGAGAAGGAATTTGCTTTATCCGGCTCAGAACAAAATCCTGATTTGACAGGCAAATCTATCGGGAAAATCCTGAAGCGCGCTCTGCCTGGTGCCCCAGAGCCCATTCAATCTTTTTTGGATCATGGAGAGGATTTTATCATCAAAAATACGATAGAGGAGCTCGTTGAAGGAATGAATGAGCTGACAGGCGAGCATTTGCTTCAGGTTGATGACATTCGTGCTCAAATTGAAGCACGTGACCGCGAGATAGAGAACTCCTTCGGGAAGGATTTACAGCTGTCCGCCATTCGGGGAGCAAGAAAGTACATCGGTGATAAATTAATCAGAGTAGCTAAACCTCATAAGCTGCTTGATCCAAAGAACGGACCTTTGATTGCCGTTAGATTGCATATTGTCAGCAGGAAGACATTAGGCGGGCTGCAAACAGATTTGGAGGCTAGAGTACTGGATGCACATCAAAAACCTATTCCGGGACTATATGCGGCTGGTGAAGCAGCCGGTTTCGGAGGCGGCGGGGTTCATGGGTACCGTTCACTGGAAGGCACCTTTCTCGGCGGATGTTTATTTACGGGTCGAACCGCCGGCCGGGTAATAGGCCAGCTCTAA
- a CDS encoding AAA family ATPase, translating to MFLKKVTLLRDRIPAADQYPFSIPAIQALDSLHFKKPICFFVGENGTGKSTLLEGIAANIGFNPGGGSRSNSFDVGASSTQLEECLRLSWLPKISNGFFFRAETFYHFASYLDKIERNDGNNFRDYGGKSLHEQSHGESFLNLFSNRFHGKAIYLLDEPEAALSPARQLTFLRVIHDLVKQKNVQMIIATHSPILLGYPNAQIYSFDDNEIKEVSYEMTDHYTITKYFLQHREKMLDELFKEDE from the coding sequence ATGTTTTTAAAGAAAGTGACGTTATTGCGGGATCGGATTCCTGCCGCAGACCAATATCCCTTCTCCATCCCAGCCATTCAAGCACTTGATTCTCTTCATTTTAAAAAACCTATTTGTTTCTTCGTTGGTGAAAACGGAACTGGAAAATCCACCTTATTGGAAGGAATTGCGGCGAATATAGGCTTTAATCCGGGCGGCGGGAGTCGCAGCAATTCTTTTGATGTCGGAGCCTCTTCTACACAACTAGAGGAATGCTTACGTTTATCTTGGCTGCCGAAGATTTCAAATGGATTCTTCTTTCGTGCTGAAACCTTTTATCATTTTGCTTCCTATCTTGATAAAATCGAAAGAAACGATGGGAATAATTTTAGGGATTATGGTGGTAAATCCCTTCATGAGCAATCCCATGGTGAATCTTTCCTGAATCTCTTTTCCAATCGTTTTCATGGTAAAGCTATTTATCTGCTGGATGAGCCAGAGGCGGCCCTCTCTCCCGCTCGCCAATTGACGTTTTTACGGGTCATCCATGATCTAGTGAAACAGAAAAATGTTCAGATGATTATTGCTACCCACTCACCTATATTACTTGGTTATCCGAATGCGCAGATTTACAGCTTTGATGACAATGAGATTAAAGAGGTATCCTATGAGATGACAGACCATTACACAATCACGAAATATTTCTTGCAGCATCGTGAAAAAATGTTGGACGAGTTATTTAAAGAAGATGAATGA
- a CDS encoding rRNA methyltransferase produces the protein MWKKIDGRLIQATDTSRVKFRTNISKKILDQLADMADEHDTYINYLLETGLENVLNRGEIIYSKETRPKDRIQYKTTYDKDLLEKVKQFAKDHHLFINDVIEYSVSYIDIDKTKDRDYKNRIEHQ, from the coding sequence ATGTGGAAAAAAATTGACGGACGTTTAATTCAAGCAACAGACACTTCACGTGTGAAATTCAGGACTAATATCAGTAAAAAGATTCTTGATCAACTGGCTGATATGGCTGATGAGCATGATACATATATCAATTATTTATTAGAGACAGGCCTTGAGAATGTATTAAACCGCGGTGAGATTATCTACAGCAAAGAAACCCGGCCTAAGGATCGCATCCAGTATAAAACAACGTATGATAAGGATTTATTAGAAAAAGTAAAACAGTTCGCCAAGGATCATCATTTATTCATCAATGATGTCATCGAATACAGCGTCAGCTATATTGATATTGACAAAACCAAGGACCGCGATTATAAAAATCGAATTGAGCATCAATAA
- a CDS encoding Na-translocating system protein MpsC family protein, translating into MNKIAVEKDIGSYIGRLLRENFGRGPGHVLATLSYPFLAVHLSNFLSPIEKSLIANNNSIYVHKTRDLVMETLMNDIITYIELTMNQKVKEFFYDWNLDCLTGMFIIRLDGHQCDHVSYPNKENVEREMIEISEIAQKEPEEIYSHMLNKRQLILVRKGILIRIEKEFIRLGFKENLMIAKRNLEKTLLKERRKHFEGHLNRKVIDEFTFWNFEEDSSYIILILDS; encoded by the coding sequence ATGAATAAAATTGCCGTTGAAAAAGATATTGGCAGTTATATAGGCCGGCTCTTACGCGAGAACTTCGGCCGGGGTCCTGGTCATGTGTTAGCCACATTGTCCTATCCCTTTCTCGCAGTTCATTTATCCAACTTCCTTTCACCGATAGAGAAGTCATTAATAGCGAATAACAATAGCATCTATGTTCATAAGACAAGAGATCTCGTTATGGAAACACTCATGAATGACATTATTACCTACATAGAATTAACGATGAATCAAAAGGTGAAAGAATTTTTCTATGATTGGAATCTTGACTGCCTAACAGGAATGTTTATTATCCGTTTGGATGGACATCAATGCGACCACGTTTCATATCCGAATAAAGAAAACGTTGAGAGAGAAATGATTGAAATCAGTGAAATTGCTCAGAAGGAGCCAGAAGAAATTTATTCACATATGCTGAACAAAAGGCAGCTGATTCTGGTCAGAAAAGGGATATTGATTCGTATTGAAAAAGAATTCATACGCCTTGGTTTCAAGGAGAATCTGATGATTGCCAAACGGAATCTAGAAAAGACACTATTGAAAGAGAGAAGAAAGCATTTTGAAGGCCATCTTAACAGAAAAGTGATAGATGAATTTACCTTTTGGAATTTTGAAGAGGATTCTAGTTACATTATATTAATCCTTGATTCTTGA
- a CDS encoding Gfo/Idh/MocA family protein, which produces MKQAIRWGIIGAGTIAHRFATAVKKLDGMELAAIASRDKGRSEIFGKQYDVPSEKCYGSYQDLVNDEEIDAVYIATLHPFHKEQAILCLEHGKGVLCEKPVTMNKNEIEEVIRVARQHNVFFMEAMKSRFLPINIQLRKLISEGIIGDVRNMRAELGFKADFDPEGRLYNKEKGGGALLDIGIYPVSYAAYFLGSNPLKIDSQLTYGVTGIDESNAIQLGYENGATAQLYSTIQVNTTKEASILGTEGRIHIPIFSNAQAATIYFDSGKEKTIAEPYEINGFEYEIREAVKCMNEGLLESPYMTWSDSIEVMGIIDRIFAANQVK; this is translated from the coding sequence ATGAAACAGGCAATAAGATGGGGAATTATTGGTGCTGGCACGATAGCACACCGTTTTGCAACTGCTGTAAAAAAGCTTGATGGGATGGAGCTTGCTGCCATTGCTTCAAGAGATAAGGGAAGATCCGAGATTTTTGGCAAGCAATATGATGTGCCGAGTGAAAAATGCTATGGTTCCTATCAAGATCTTGTAAATGATGAAGAAATCGATGCTGTTTACATAGCAACACTGCATCCATTCCATAAAGAGCAGGCTATCCTATGCCTAGAGCATGGAAAGGGTGTTTTATGTGAAAAACCAGTGACGATGAACAAGAATGAAATAGAGGAAGTTATAAGGGTTGCGAGACAACATAACGTATTTTTTATGGAAGCCATGAAATCCAGATTTTTGCCGATTAACATCCAGCTGCGAAAGCTAATTTCAGAGGGTATCATTGGGGACGTACGTAATATGCGCGCAGAACTTGGATTTAAAGCAGATTTTGACCCGGAAGGACGTCTTTATAATAAGGAAAAGGGAGGAGGAGCCTTGCTAGACATTGGTATTTACCCAGTCTCCTATGCTGCTTACTTCTTAGGCAGCAATCCTTTAAAGATTGATAGCCAATTGACTTATGGGGTAACAGGTATTGATGAGAGCAATGCTATCCAGCTTGGTTATGAGAATGGAGCAACAGCTCAATTATATTCAACGATCCAAGTGAATACCACTAAAGAAGCAAGTATTTTAGGTACAGAAGGACGCATACATATCCCTATCTTTTCGAATGCCCAGGCGGCGACGATATATTTTGATTCCGGCAAAGAAAAAACGATTGCTGAGCCATATGAAATCAATGGCTTTGAATATGAAATCAGAGAAGCCGTAAAATGCATGAACGAGGGCTTGCTCGAATCCCCATATATGACATGGTCTGATTCTATTGAAGTCATGGGAATCATCGATCGAATCTTTGCAGCCAATCAAGTGAAATAA
- a CDS encoding carbohydrate ABC transporter permease translates to MERKKWQLRILGLIGILLALLWLSPFYLMIVNAFKSKRDIFADTLGLPQEFTSDNFIQAFEQLDFLRTLLNSLVISGLSVGIIIVFSAMAAYALSRNKSKLSSVIFFIFVAAMLIPFQSVMIPLISQFGQFGMLNRAGLIIMYLGFGCSLSIFLYHGTLKGIPQSLDEAAKIDGANRFQVFWYIIFPLLKPMSITVGILNVIWIWNDYLLPSLVLGEAGTETIPLKLFYFFGQYTKQWHLALAGLTLSIIPVIVAYFFAQKQIIKGISDGAVK, encoded by the coding sequence ATGGAGAGGAAAAAATGGCAGCTGCGCATCCTTGGCCTCATCGGCATCTTGCTCGCTTTATTATGGCTCAGCCCGTTTTACTTGATGATTGTCAATGCCTTTAAGAGCAAACGGGATATTTTTGCCGATACGCTCGGCCTGCCGCAAGAATTTACGAGTGATAACTTCATCCAGGCCTTTGAACAGCTTGATTTTCTGCGGACCTTGCTTAATTCTTTGGTGATCTCAGGCTTGAGTGTAGGGATCATCATCGTCTTTTCCGCGATGGCAGCTTATGCGCTATCAAGAAACAAAAGTAAGCTTAGCTCTGTAATCTTCTTTATCTTTGTCGCAGCAATGCTTATTCCATTCCAATCGGTCATGATTCCGCTGATTAGTCAATTTGGCCAATTTGGCATGTTAAATCGAGCGGGTCTGATTATCATGTATCTCGGTTTTGGATGCAGCCTCTCGATCTTTTTATATCACGGTACGTTAAAGGGCATCCCGCAATCCTTGGATGAAGCAGCAAAGATTGATGGAGCGAACCGTTTCCAAGTGTTTTGGTATATTATTTTCCCGCTGCTGAAACCAATGTCCATAACAGTCGGCATCCTGAATGTCATCTGGATTTGGAATGACTACTTGCTTCCTTCACTCGTATTGGGTGAGGCAGGTACAGAAACCATCCCGCTCAAGCTATTTTACTTCTTTGGCCAATACACGAAACAATGGCATTTGGCTCTAGCTGGGTTAACTTTATCAATCATTCCTGTCATCGTCGCGTATTTCTTTGCTCAAAAACAGATTATTAAAGGAATCTCTGACGGAGCGGTCAAATAA
- a CDS encoding LacI family DNA-binding transcriptional regulator produces the protein MAVTIKDVAKKANVAPSTVSRVIADNPSISDKTKRKVRKVMKELGYHLNANARNLVTKKTKTIGIVLKHSARYSLHNPFFQEVMRGIGSHCREEGYSLSITTGDSETAIYEDVIQMVEGRQVDGLIILYSRKGDKMIRYLLEKNFPFVVVGHPGQDYTGVTYVDNDNQKAAKDLTEFLLFLGHKHIAFFGGVLEYDVVSDRLKGYKEALNTHGIKFSPDYVKPLPYSRKEAMIAIDELFALPDSPTAFLALDIDYAIILSGVLTKRNMRIPEDASIVCFNNYEVADYTTPSLTTMDIHTYELGAEAARYVIELIINPQAIEKNVLIPTRIIERESHRPIKQEKPAEDVLMH, from the coding sequence ATGGCTGTTACGATAAAAGATGTTGCCAAAAAAGCGAATGTGGCACCTTCCACCGTATCAAGAGTGATTGCTGACAATCCGAGCATCAGTGATAAAACCAAACGGAAAGTCAGGAAAGTCATGAAAGAGCTCGGTTATCATTTGAATGCGAATGCCCGTAATCTCGTCACAAAGAAGACAAAAACGATTGGGATTGTCCTAAAGCATTCGGCCAGATACTCCTTGCATAACCCATTTTTTCAGGAAGTCATGCGAGGGATTGGCTCCCATTGCAGGGAAGAAGGGTATAGCCTCTCCATTACGACTGGAGATTCTGAGACGGCTATTTATGAGGATGTCATTCAGATGGTTGAAGGAAGGCAGGTGGACGGATTGATTATTTTATATTCCCGTAAAGGAGATAAAATGATTCGCTACCTTCTGGAAAAGAATTTCCCCTTCGTTGTTGTCGGCCATCCAGGTCAGGACTACACAGGAGTCACATATGTCGATAATGATAACCAAAAGGCGGCAAAGGATTTGACCGAATTCCTTCTCTTCCTCGGTCATAAGCATATCGCCTTCTTTGGCGGTGTACTAGAATATGATGTTGTCAGTGACCGGCTGAAAGGGTATAAGGAAGCACTTAATACGCATGGAATCAAGTTCTCACCAGACTATGTAAAGCCATTGCCTTATAGCCGAAAGGAAGCGATGATTGCTATTGATGAGCTATTTGCGTTGCCGGATTCTCCCACCGCTTTCTTAGCGCTTGATATTGATTATGCAATCATCCTTTCGGGCGTTCTAACCAAGAGGAATATGAGGATCCCGGAAGATGCCTCCATCGTTTGCTTTAATAATTATGAGGTCGCCGACTATACAACCCCTTCCCTTACAACAATGGATATCCATACGTATGAGTTAGGGGCAGAAGCAGCAAGATATGTGATTGAACTTATCATCAATCCTCAAGCAATCGAAAAGAATGTGTTAATACCGACGAGAATCATTGAGCGGGAATCACATCGCCCGATTAAACAAGAAAAGCCTGCTGAAGATGTGCTTATGCACTAA